A single region of the Lotus japonicus ecotype B-129 chromosome 4, LjGifu_v1.2 genome encodes:
- the LOC130716075 gene encoding ER lumen protein-retaining receptor A, translating into MNIFRLAGDMTHLLSILVLLLKIYATKSCSGVSRKTQELYAVVFLARYLDLFTDFISIYNTIMKLVFIASSLAIVWCMRYHPMVRRSYDKELDTFRHYFLVAACFALAIILNEKFTFQEVFWAFSIYLEAVAILPQLVLLQRSGNVDNLTGQYVFFLGAYRAFYILNWIYRYLTEPRFTRWIACVSGVGQTALYADFFYYYFISWKNNSKLKLPA; encoded by the exons ATGAACATCTTCAGACTCGCCGGTGACATGACCCATCTTCTCAGCATTCTCGTCCTCCTCCTCAAAATCTACGCCACCAAATCATGCTCAG GGGTTTCACGCAAGACGCAAGAGCTCTATGCAGTGGTGTTTCTGGCACGTTACTTGGATCTGTTCACGGATTTCATCTCCATTTACAACACCATCATGAAGCTTGTCTTCATTGCCAGTTCGTTGGCCATTGTCTGGTGCATGCGGTATCATCCCATGGTTAGGAGGAGTTATGACAAGGAACTCGATACTTTTCGCCATTATTTCCTCGTTGCGGCTTGCTTTGCTTTGGCGATTATATTGAATGAGAAGTTCACCTTTCAAGAG GTCTTCTGGGCATTTTCAATTTACTTGGAGGCAGTTGCTATACTGCCCCAGTTGGTTTTGTTGCAACGTAGTGGAAATGTGGACAATTTGACTGGGCAATATGTATTCTTTCTTGG TGCATATCGTGCATTTTACATTCTGAACTGGATATACCGCTATCTGACTGAGCCACGTTTTACTCGATGGATAG CCTGCGTCTCAGGTGTTGGTCAGACGGCCTTGTATGCAGATTTCTTCTACTATTATTTCATCAG CTGGAAGAACAATTCAAAACTAAAGTTACCTGCTTGA
- the LOC130715218 gene encoding fasciclin-like arabinogalactan protein 12, which yields MMKQILFSFLFLAPIFSITTLAQSPAAAPKPPAKPAPTKPSPATPAPAPSKPLVPALPQSPMVNPDSSGNQDVVKILRKAKSFNTLIRLLKTTQIINQVNAQLVATKNGGLTILAPDDGAFSQLKAGFFNSLGERQQKELIQFHVLPVYVSSSNFDSLSNPVMTLASDSPSSFELNVTAYGNSVNISTGVVDVTITGIVYSDKTLAIYRVDKVLIPLDFKKPKPIAPAPALAKAPKADKENSSAEDDDDQGQGTKNSSGANRLISSIRGTTLVLSLVLAAAAAATMS from the coding sequence ATGATGAAGCAAATTCTCTTCTCATTCTTATTTCTTGCCCCAATTTTTTCAATCACCACTTTAGCTCAATCGCCTGCTGCAGCCCCTAAACCGCCAGCAAAACCAGCTCCAACAAAACCTTCCCCTGCCACACCAGCTCCAGCACCATCAAAACCATTAGTCCCAGCATTACCCCAATCACCAATGGTGAATCCTGACTCTTCAGGCAACCAAGATGTCGTCAAGATTCTGAGGAAGGCCAAATCATTCAACACGCTGATCCGTTTACTGAAGACCACCCAAATCATCAACCAAGTCAATGCACAACTTGTTGCCACAAAAAATGGAGGACTAACCATTCTTGCACCTGATGATGGTGCATTCTCACAGCTCAAAGCAGGGTTCTTCAATTCTCTAGGAGAGAGGCAACAAAAGGAGCTGATCCAGTTCCATGTTCTTCCTGTTTATGTTTCAAGCTCAAATTTTGACTCGCTCAGCAACCCTGTGATGACTCTGGCTAGTGATAGCCCCTCAAGTTTTGAGCTCAATGTGACTGCTTATGGTAACAGTGTGAACATTTCAACTGGGGTGGTTGATGTCACCATCACAGGCATTGTGTACTCTGATAAGACACTTGCCATATACCGTGTGGACAAGGTGCTTATTCCTTTGGAtttcaaaaagcctaagcctaTTGCTCCGGCACCGGCTCTGGCTAAGGCCCCGAAAGCTGATAAGGAGAATTCATCtgcagaagatgatgatgatcagGGTCAGGGAACAAAGAACAGCTCTGGAGCAAACAGATTGATTAGTAGCATTCGCGGAACAACGTTGGTACTGTCTCTTGTGCTTGCTGCTGCTGCAGCAGCAACTATGTCAtga
- the LOC130715119 gene encoding fasciclin-like arabinogalactan protein 11 produces MKMQIEQSLISTISILLLALSFYPVTISAQLSPIQPPTTSSSPPAPPLPQPSPPTPATASPPVTATAPAPGFNTVPLVPVTPSGAPTPAAAAIPKGPTIDILQILRKAKRFSVLLRLLKTTQLINQLNSQLVTSGSGGLTLFAPEDSAFSKLKPGFLNSLSDRQKVELLQFHTLASFIAISNFDTLTNPVQTQAGDDARLQLNVTSIGGSSVSMATGAVNASITGTVYADNKLAVYQVDKVLLPLDLVLPAKAPALAPELAKKGLPKAGKANSTTAADDSSAAGDDGGADGKDLPAEVSAGGSVRFFIWVNVVVVVGVGLLGGVMV; encoded by the coding sequence ATGAAGATGCAAATTGAACAATCTCTCATTTCCACCATTTCAATTCTTCTCCTAGCACTTTCCTTCTACCCCGTCACCATTTCAGCTCAACTTTCACCAATTCAACCCCCAACCACATCTTCATCTCCTCCAGCACCACCCTTACCACAACCCTCTCCACCAACTCCAGCAACCGCTTCTCCACCGGTTACAGCAACAGCCCCAGCTCCGGGATTCAACACCGTCCCACTAGTTCCCGTAACCCCCAGCGGTGCTCCCACACCCGCCGCCGCCGCAATCCCAAAAGGCCCCACCATAGACATCCTCCAAATCCTGAGAAAAGCCAAGAGATTCTCTGTTCTGCTTCGCCTCTTGAAGACAACACAGCTCATCAACCAGCTGAACTCGCAGCTCGTGACCTCAGGCTCAGGTGGGTTAACCCTGTTCGCACCAGAGGACAGTGCATTCTCCAAACTGAAACCTGGGTTCCTCAACTCCCTCAGTGACAGACAGAAAGTTGAACTCTTACAGTTCCACACGCTCGCTTCCTTCATCGCCATCTCCAACTTCGACACGCTCACAAACCCTGTTCAGACCCAAGCCGGTGATGACGCGAGGCTTCAGCTCAACGTGACCAGCATCGGCGGCAGCAGTGTCAGCATGGCCACCGGCGCCGTCAACGCCTCCATTACCGGCACTGTCTACGCCGACAACAAGCTCGCCGTGTATCAGGTGGACAAGGTTCTCCTCCCTCTTGACCTTGTGCTTCCCGCCAAGGCTCCGGCGTTGGCGCCGGAGCTAGCTAAGAAAGGCTTGCCTAAGGCCGGGAAAGCAAATTCGACGACGGCGGCAGATGATAGTAGTGCCGCCGGGGATGATGGTGGTGCTGATGGAAAGGATTTACCTGCGGAAGTTTCTGCAGGTGGCAGTGTGAGGTTCTTTATTTGGGtgaatgttgttgttgttgttggagtgGGTTTGCTTGGTGGAGTCATGGTATGA
- the LOC130713820 gene encoding transcription repressor OFP5-like → MKWGGRRKPSSGSSSSSSKPSFTSPFSWLSKFKQMRINNNSEPKQEKQLKHQNTKQNSPSDNSSQYQYASGSGARFYGEDGDDFWRLSFYVEGNNDHKESTEDVIKPEKYNLDAERHGRREGTRQKKEIGVKEERESLNEAKCAKELECLRRRYERKAHRVLQEHLLKSERAELQEVEFAPRSKYLEKDEIQFESPKTIRTPRMHMLFSSSASSTQNSEKKMSSQRQNLKQGEDVKAKVSKPRKSIHVSREIQGRKPKPTSSKVRVHSPRMSSKVETCKIKALEEKKAKLKMKKEEEIVEEKVELDSFAVVKSSLDPQQDFMDSMIEMITEKQISKPEEMEELLACYLTLNSNEWHDLIIEAFRQVWLYLSQAGLSVKSDKQCCCCHD, encoded by the coding sequence ATGAAGTGGGGTGGAAGAAGAAAACCTTCTtcaggttcttcttcttcttcttctaagccttctttcacCTCTCCTTTTTCTTGGCTCTCCAAGTTCAAGCAGATGAGAATCAACAACAACTCTGAGccaaaacaagaaaaacaaCTGAAGCATCAGAATACAAAGCAGAATTCCCCATCTGATAATTCATCCCAATATCAATATGCTAGTGGGAGTGGAGCCAGGTTTTATGGAGAGGATGGTGATGATTTCTGGAGACTTTCATTCTATGTAGAGGGCAATAATGATCATAAGGAGAGTACTGAAGATGTTATCAAGCCAGAAAAGTACAATTTGGATGCTGAAAGACatggaagaagagaagggacaaggcagaagaaggaaattggggtgaaagaagaaagggaatcACTAAATGAAGCAAAGTGTGCAAAGGAGCTTGAATGCTTGAGGAGGAGATATGAGAGGAAAGCACATAGAGTTTTGCAAGAGCATCTCTTGAAATCAGAAAGAGCAGAATTACAAGAAGTTGAATTTGCACCAAGAAGTAAGTACTTGGAAAAGGATGAGATTCAATTTGAATCACCAAAAACAATTAGGACACCAAGAATGcacatgcttttctcttctaGTGCATCTAGCACCCAAAACTCTGAGAAGAAAATGAGCTCACAGAGGCAGAATTTGAAACAAGGTGAGGATGTCAAAGCAAAAGTCAGCAAACCAAGGAAATCAATTCATGTGAGCAGAGAAATCCAGGGGAGGAAACCAAAGCCCACTTCCTCCAAGGTGAGAGTGCATTCTCCAAGGATGAGTTCCAAGGTTGAAACATGCAAAATAAAGGCTTTGGAAGAAAAGAAAGCAAagctgaagatgaagaaagaagaggaaATTGTGGAGGAAAAAGTAGAATTAGATAGCTTTGCTGTGGTGAAATCTTCCCTTGACCCACAACAAGATTTCATGGATTCAATGATTGAGATGATCACAGAGAAACAGATTAGCAAGCCAGAAGAAATGGAAGAGCTTCTAGCATGTTACCTGACTTTGAATTCTAATGAGTGGCATGATCTCATCATTGAAGCGTTCAGGCAGGTATGGTTATATCTGAGCCAAGCTGGTTTGAGTGTTAAATCAGACAAGCAATGTTGTTGTTGTCATGATTGA
- the LOC130712981 gene encoding heat stress transcription factor A-4c-like, producing the protein MDEAQNSSSSLPPFLAKTYEMVDDPSSDRIVSWSATNRSFVVWNPPDFARELLPRFFKHNNFSSFIRQLNTYGFRKVDPEQWEFANDGFVRGEPHLMKNIHRRKPVHSHSMQNLQAHAPLGESERKSLNDEIEKLKHNKERLLMELQRHQHEWQPYEIQLNCLKEQLEKLEQKQQKMVSSVSQVLHKPVIALNLLPPTETMDRKRRLPGGGYFNDEASIEDAVDTSQMLPRENAEGASVLTLNMERLDQLESSMLFWETIAHETGDTFIHIHTNMDVDESTSCADSLSISCPQLEVEVRSKSSGIDMNSEPTAAAVLEPVASKEQPAGKAAATGVNDVFWEQFLTEDPGASEAQEVQSERKEYNGRKSEGKPTDHGRFWWNARNANNLPEQVGHVSQAEKT; encoded by the exons ATGGATGAAGCACAGAACAGTTCAAGTTCCCTGCCTCCTTTCCTGGCAAAGACATATGAGATGGTGGATGATCCTTCTTCGGATCGGATTGTTTCCTGGAGTGCGACTAATAGAAGTTTCGTTGTATGGAATCCCCCAGATTTTGCAAGGGAATTGCTCCCTAGATTCTTCAAGCACAATAACTTCTCAAGTTTTATCCGGCAGCTGAACACATAT GGATTTCGGAAAGTTGACCCTGAACAATGGGAATTTGCCAATGATGGTTTTGTGCGAGGGGAACCACATCTTATGAAGAATATTCACAGACGGAAGCCGGTTCACAGCCATTCTATGCAGAATCTCCAAGCACATGCACCACTAGGGGAGTCAGAAAGGAAGAGTTTAAATGATGAAATAGAGAAGCTTAAACACAATAAAGAACGACTCCttatggagttacaaagacatcAGCACGAGTGGCAACCGTATGAGATACAACTAAATTGCTTAAAAGAACAGTTGGAGAAGTTGGAACAGAAGCAACAAAAGATGGTCTCTTCTGTTTCTCAAGTGTTGCACAAGCCTGTGATTGCTCTAAATCTATTGCCACCGACAGAAACCATGGATAGAAAGCGGAGGTTACCAGGAGGTGGCTACTTTAATGATGAAGCTAGCATTGAAGATGCTGTTGATACTTCCCAAATGTTACCCAGAGAAAATGCAGAGGGGGCCTCTGTTTTGACATTAAACATGGAGCGATTGGATCAGCTTGAGTCATCCATGTTATTTTGGGAAACTATTGCACATGAAACTGGTGATACCTTCATTCACATTCATACAAACATGGATGTTGATGAATCTACAAGTTGTGCTGATAGTCTGTCTATATCTTGTCCGCAACTAGAAGTTGAAGTTCGGTCTAAGTCATCTGGAATTGACATGAACTCTGAGCCAACTGCAGCTGCTGTTCTTGAGCCCGTTGCATCGAAAGAACAACCTGCAGGAAAAGCTGCAGCAACTGGTGTTAATGATGTGTTCTGGGAACAATTCTTGACAGAGGATCCCGGTGCATCAGAAGCACAGGAAGTGCAGTCAGAAAGAAAGGAATATAATGGCAGGAAAAGTGAAGGAAAACCTACTGACCACGGAAGATTTTGGTGGAATGCGCGAAATGCAAATAATCTTCCAGAACAGGTGGGGCATGTTAGTCAAGCAGAGAAAACTTAA
- the LOC130715869 gene encoding nodulin-26-like — protein MANNSASFETHDVVLSVNKDASKTIESSDTYTSVFFVQKLVAEFVGTFFLIFTGCASIVVNKNNDNVVTLPGIALVWGLVLMVLIYSVGHISGAHFNPAVTFAFATTKRFPWIQVAPYIASQLLGAVLASGILKMLFSGTHDQFSGTIPSGTNLQAFVIEFITTFLLMFVISAVATDNRAIGEMAGIAIGSTLLLNILISGPITGASMNPARTLGPAIFHSKYRAIVVYFVSTIFGAVAGAWVFNILRYTDKPLHEITKGSSILK, from the exons ATGGCTAACAATTCAGCTTCATTTGAAACCCATGATGTAGTTTTAAGTGTCAACAAGGATGCCTCAAAAACAATTGAAAGCTCAGACACATACACCTCTGTCTTTTTCGTACAAAAG TTGGTAGCTGAATTTGTGGGCACATTTTTCTTGATATTTACTGGTTGTGCTTCGATTGTGGTGAACAAGAACAATGACAATGTGGTGACACTTCCTGGGATTGCACTTGTTTGGGGTCTGGTTTTGATGGTGCTGATTTACTCTGTTGGTCACATCTCTGGTGCTCATTTTAATCCTGCTGTTACCTTTGCTTTTGCCACCACCAAAAGGTTTCCATGGATACAG GTAGCACCTTACATAGCATCTCAGCTCCTTGGAGCCGTACTTGCTAGTGGAATTCTGAAAATGTTATTTAGTGGCACGCATGACCAGTTTTCAGGAACAATCCCATCTGGGACTAACCTGCAAGCTTTTGTGATTGAATTCATAACCACTTTTCTCCTAATGTTTGTCATATCAGCAGTTGCCACTGATAACAGAGCG ATTGGTGAGATGGCTGGGATTGCAATTGGGTCTACATTACTGCTAAATATATTGATTTCAGG GCCGATCACAGGAGCCTCAATGAACCCAGCAAGAACCCTAGGACCTGCTATTTTTCACAGTAAATACAGAGCAATAGTGGTATACTTTGTGTCAACTATTTTTGGGGCTGTGGCTGGAGCATGGGTCTTCAACATCCTCAGATACACAGACAAGCCATTACATGAGATAACCAAGGGTTCCTCTATCCTCAAATGA